Sequence from the Epinephelus moara isolate mb chromosome 19, YSFRI_EMoa_1.0, whole genome shotgun sequence genome:
TGACGCTCCTGTAGTCGGGGTGTACAGGCAGCCAGGTGgtgttggttttgttgttgaagcCTGCGTTCATGTCACCAGTCCACTGCATTGGAGAGCGCTGAGGGTCTCGACTGGCGCTCTGCAGTGAAAGGACAGGACAGCAATCATTTTTGCACTTTTATTATACACAGTGGAGATTGTACTTTGTGGCCTTTTTCCAGGTTGTATTTTGTGGTGTAGTTGAAGACATTTATTTCACTATTTATAGTCTGAAcacattttgtctgtatttggcAGAGACGTTACAGTGagtatttttttcccacagcaCTGACCAAGTTGTATTTGCCAGCAGGGTCCTGTATCTGACTGTCTGTGATGTTTATGTTCTCCATGCCGATCTCCTCGCCGTAGTAGGTGGTGGCTGTGCCTGGGAGGGTCAGCAGCAGCATGTTGATGACACGAGTGTAGGTCTGACCAGCACTGGAGGCAATCCGAGGCCTGTCATGGTTCCCAACCTGATAACAGTGGAGACATAAAAGAGAAGGTGGAGAGGTTAGTGAGATAAGTTGGGAGGGAGGACGGCAGGGTGAAGTGGGTGGGTTGGGGTCATGGAAGAAAGGCTGATGTTTTAAAGTGAGGGATATGGTGGGAAAGATAGAtggagataaagagagaagcCTGAGAGCAGTTGAGATGGGCTTatactgtcacagaggagtgTAGCTCACACTGGAAACACTTTGCTGTGACAAAGGAAATCCTAATCCGCTGGTAGCTGAGCCATGAAGGAAAGTGAAGCATGCAACTTTGTTTTTTAGCATCAAAATGTGATTCTTTACTCTGTAATCGATAGCAATTATGTTGTGTATTATGTGTGCTCCAGTTACTTTGTGGTCTTAACTAACCagcagatgaggaggagaggagaaaggtgAAAGAGAAGTACAAGGGTCTCATTTTTAAAGGAGCCAAGAATCTAATATGTCAATTTGACTGGCGACTCACCACCCAGTTGGGCCATTGTCCCTCGGGCATGTTGGCCATCCACAGGTGGACCAGATCTTTAGCCCACAGGCCACTGGTGTTCTGAGGCAGGTCCAGCAGGTAGAAGTTAAAGGGGAAGTCACTTTCTTTAACCAGTGAGGTGCCGTAGTACATCATGGTCTTGTCCAcctcatggtaatcataagacTCCGTCACCATGAACCTGCAGTCGAGCAAGTTAACAGGTAACTAGATTTGATTTTATGTGTGATATGTAGACgcaaattaaagggaaatttcggtttatttcaacctgtctcctatcatcctaaatttgtttcaagtgactagtgacatagaaataatagttagcatgttagccgttagcctagatacagccgtagcatcagacctgttaaaacgtaagtgaacgggcaaccttcaagtgcaaagttagtccactaaacaagctttttttccacaaagaccgcctcatatcgttaggataaatgtcagagaacatatagaaaacgacatgtaaacgtgttgtcttaccttaccggtgtgctgccatgccAAGACAAGATAGTTTTACACTTCATTCGTAAGTAAGAGCATCACCATTCCCATCTGTACAATAGCATTGTTGAATTGCTAATGGCCTTCAGTACCTGTATCTGCCAGGCTCACGGCTGTAGTCATCCATCACTGCCCTCCAGTCCCTCAGCAGGTCATGCAAACCCAGCTGACTGGTGGTGTAGTCATGGTGAAGGTCCCACTCTGACGTCACATCCTCCTGGAGTGTTAGGAATATAAAGAAAAATGAGGTAATGTAGCTATTATTGGATTTCTAAGTGTTACAGTCAGGTTTTACATTTGGTTTAGGGCACTAGTGGTTCATTCATGGTAAAACTTCCACCCTGAGAGCATCACCTATAGTGGGTTAAGAGAGCCCAACAGTGTTCTCCTCTGCCCACTGGGAGTTAGGCGAGCTTGGGTGTAAATGTGTCCCTTTGTCAGGCCAAAGCACGGGGACGAGTCACAGACCAGGCAGCTGGACAATAAGTAGAAACCAgatccagagaggggagaggctCAATAATGAAGGTGTGCTCattgttaaggaggtttttacaaaggtctctccctctccaaaagTGTGTtcggtttgtctgttctgggctaccgTGGAAACATGGTAGcacaacatggcgatctccgtggatgaggacccgctccctatgtagatgtgaacagctcattctgagataataaaaacacaacaattcttatttttagatgATTATTAATTGAGAAAACATACTcgttatattatattccatatcttccccctaaatcctacacactggacctttaagttacaCCCATGTCACCACAAAAACCAGTGCACAACACTTAAGGGAACCAGCCTGGGACCTGCTTCAGCCCTGAAAGCCCTATAATGCCCCTAAAAATTAACACCTAGTCTGCATATCTTTTTGTGTGGGAGAAACTCAAACACAGGGACAACCCACAAACCCCACACAGAAACCACCAGCCCATGACTCTATTCACAGACTTTATTACTGAGGCAGCAGCGCTAACCACTGAGCTCACGTGCTGCCAAATGAGCAAAGTGTTCAGCCAACAGCCAGTAAAGAACAAACTGACTCAGTTTAAAGCGAAAACCGGCACTAAACCACTAAAGCAATAATAACACAGATAGCTGCTCAGGTATGATTGTCTGACTCATATTCATGGCCGCTGTAAAATTCTCAATATCCCACTAAACAAACAGCTTTGACTTTTTATTGAAATGTTGTGATTAAAGTTTTTTGTAAACACATGAAAATCTCTGAGTTCCCAACAGTGACCCTTGTTTAACACCACTACAAAGCCCAGTTTGGCGTGGGTTATCAGTGGGTCAGTGCTGCTGTGAGGTTCCCTCTCAGTCAGCAGTAAGTAGACGAGTCAGTCTCAGTATTACAGAGTTATTCTTCAGTGGTAAGTAAATCCCAGTGACTTGCTAATCCACCAAAATATGCCTCTTTGCTACTAATCTGTCCTCAGTGAGAAATAACTTAAGTCTCCACGGAACAAAAACTCTTTCTCAGTGAGCTTAACTCTGCGTGAATCATGAACCCTTTGAATTCCAGTATGAGTATTTTCCCCAGAGGAGCACAAGATGACCCTGCCATTTAAGCTGGAGATAAATGATGAATGATACATCATGCACACTGCGGACTCTCCCACTCAGCTGTTGATTATGTTTGTCCGACCGGCTCCTGTGGAAAGTACTGCTTCAGTGGAGCTGCCTCTGCCCACAGGGCCGCTTTTATCCCTCAGATCGTTAAAATCTGGACTCTGACATGTCACGCTTTATGTAATTCGAAAAAATATCATCATAATATAATTGCATAACAATGCTACAACAGAGATTGGTAACTGAAACTGAACTTTGAGCTCGGAGGAGGAAGAGCTGCAAGGTTATGAGGACACTAGAGCCGTGGCAGGAggtaaacaaactgtaaacagaTAAACCTTACTGACTGAGCAGACCCTCTGAGTATTGTTTGACATGGATCAATTTCAACTAGCAGATCAGACAGATGTTACCATATGTAAGGACAAACAGCTGCTAGGTCTATGCAGACAGATGTTGCTGCCTGACAAAAATGGTGCCCATTAGAGTAAACAATGGGACAGTGGCCCAACTGAACTGAGTGAGTGAGGTGACACTCACCGGTGCTTTGTTTGGGTCCACCTGTGGTTCATCCCTCAAGTGTGTGGCCTCCAGGAGATGCTTCACTGCATCTATCCGAAACCCGTCCACTCCCTTCCCCAGCCAGAAATGTATAATGTcctaaaatgaaacaagaaatataatataacagTGTATCCACATTATGACTGAGAATATATCAGAATCTAAATCAGGTGTATTTGTCACTTCCATATTACACAGTCAGCATACATGGGAGCGAAATACAGATCTCCACAGATCAGGtcgtgattcattcattcattcattcatcttttgtaaccacttatcctggatcctggacaggtcaccagactatcacagggctgacacatagagacagacaaccattcacacctacggacaatttagagtcaccaattaacctgcatgtctttggactgtgggaggaagctggagtacctggaggaaacccacgctgatacagggagaacatgcaaactccacacaggagGGCTCCCCCACCAGCAAGGTGATTTAAAATCTAATTGCAGGAAAACTGTCAATTATAATGGTGCATCTTTTATGACTCTGCAGTTCTCATAGGcctgtgttctttgtgtttatgcTAGCAACATGTGTTTCGGTGTCGCaggtttaaacacaacacaaaataatgCACTTTCATAAATTGCAACTTATTCATAAAAATTGATACAAAATATTGGGGAATCAATAACGTACCACAAAACACTGAGATACTCAAGTGTACCGATATTTTCTTACGCCCCTACTGAGTACAAGACCAGACTCATTAGTGCCAAAGTGTCATTTGTTCACTCATGCAGAGTCTGTCATTTCTTTTCTTGAACTTTGAGCTGTGTGAAGCAGAAACACATAAGAATTAACTTGTCTAAGTTAATGTGTAATCAGATAGCCATCACAAATTATCGCTACAGATCACACAGGATTGTGGACACCTCAACAGTCGCGGGACATGAGAGAAGACAAAATAGATGAGGACACTGACTGAGGTTTTAGGATGAGATATGAGTCACCAAAGACAAATGTTTCTAGGTGTGAGTCAATAGAGGAGATAATGTGTGTGAGGCATgtgagcaagagcagtgtgtggTCATGTAATCTTACAGTCATCTCTCTGCGGACATGAGGGTTTCTGAAGTTCAGGTCTGGTTGCTCCTTGAGGAACTGGTGCAGGTAGCATTGTCCTCTAACGTCATCATAGGTCCATGACGAGTTCCCGAACACACTCAcctgagaggagaagaggattAGTTGACCTTAAGAAATTATCCATCTTTGTAACTCCACATCATCCGTTTGTAAATTCCAATACATCACAGCTATCTCTATAGTGCAGTGCATCAGTGAGGGGTCAGTCTAAATCAGTACTGACCCAGTTGTTAGGCCTCGGGTCGGTTTCATTGCAGTCAGTCCAGACGTAGTAATCCTTGTAGTGAGGATCTCTAGTCCGGCTCAAGTTGAACCAGCGGTGTCGGTCGCTGGTGTGATTGGGAATGAAATCCATGATCAGCTTCAAACCTTTTGGACACAGAAACAGATTAATATCATTCATTAGTATCATTCAAATACTCTTCTACTACTAAACCAAGGTGTGGTGATGCACCATCAGGGGACATGACAGCACACACCTTTTTTGTGCATCTCAGtcaggagctcctcaaagtcgTGCATGGTTCCAAAGAGTGGGTCGATGGCCTGGAAATCTTCCACGTCATAGCCGAAGTCCTTCATAGGAGAGCGGTAGAACGGACTGATCCACACTGACTTGATGTTCAGGTACTGGAAGTGATCGAGCTGCTCCTGAATTCCTGCCGGACCAGAGGCACCACAGGGATGAATACTGGAGTCCCAATGACAACGCCAGAGTCAAATAAgtttaggggggggggggtgacatcCAGCGAAAGGTCATGGGCTGCAACCAAACCCATGACTGCTGCAGAAAGAACACTGGGACACCCACTCTACTGGGCACCTAGGGAAatacagttttgatttgatttttatagCTACATATTGTTTTCTGGAGATACTTCACGAATTGAGGATAGTTTGAGTTGTAATGACAAATACagtacaaaatgtgttttaaggcACCACTTTATTCATTGATATGAGTTAACCATTCATGGAAAATACATTaactcatgtttttttgttgagaaAAGGTCTGATAAGACTGTATATTGTCATCACAGGTGGTTTCTCATGATCAGATCTGATcaaaaaataacacataataAAGTTTCTTAATCAATCTGTTTTTGTAACTAATAATTAATTAGTGTATTTTGTATTTGGAACATAATTGTCCTTGAATGGGCTAAtacactgttaaaaaaatgGATTTTAAGGGAAGGGAAGTGGTCCAAAGAGTGTACCTGATGAACCTAAGAGCTATTTAGAGGATACAGTGTCCTGTTGGAGGAAGATTTCTCTTAAATGGGCAACTAAAAGTTATTCCTGTTACATAATTATAATTAATGTGTTAAGCATTACTAAATGACTTGAATGCAGCTGTTAATTACAGGTTATGAACCCTCCGTAAAGGGTGagttaaaagaaagaaacactGAGTTTTGTAAAGGAGGTTTAATGAAAGATCATGACCTCCATCATCAGAACAATGCAGCAGGGTCAGGGTCATCTCACCTTTGAGGTCTCCGACCCCGTCTCCATCGGAGTCCCTGAAGGACCGGGGGTAGACCTGGTACACCGGGGAGGTCTGCCACCAGTTGAGGCACCGCGGCGACAGCACGATCACAGTGACGGTGACCGCCACCAGCGCCAGGGTGCAGGCCACCGTCAGCCAGAACAGGATCTCTCGGGGCACGCGGTACTTGGCCTGGGAGGAGTACAGCAGCAGCACCTCCTTGGGCATCCCGGCGTACGGCTTGATCTGCGTGTACTCCTCCTCAGCCGCGTCCGGGTCCGGGTCCACCTTCAGCGCGGTGGAGTCGCGCTTCTCCCCCGGGTCTGCGTGGATGGTGTCCGCCGGTGTCACAACGCCGTCTACACCCCCAAACCCCGGGTTCCTGGTGCACTCCCCCAGCTCCATTCTCCCGGTGTCCTTCGTAAAACTAAGTTTCTATAATGAAGAGGAAAACCTGAAAACAACCGCTCTTCTTCCTCAGAGAGACCGACTGAGTGTGAGGAGCCAACATTAACTAATCTAACTGTTCCTGTGGGGtcagagtacacacacacacacacacacacacacacacacacacacacacacatacacacacagtgccaCCTGAGGAATGTGGGAAACTGGAGAGTTGGATGTGAATGGTTGCAGATTAACTCCAGTGTTGGCTGCGGCTTGTTGTGGCAGAATTACTCCTGCCCTGAACATACTCCAATAAAACTTTGATAAAAGTAGCATGACCACAGTTTGAAAATACTCTAGTACAAAAGtaatttgattaaaatattGCTCGAGCCATAGCACATTAGGTTACATCACCAAAATATACTTCAGTATCAGTAGTAGGCTAAAGGGTAAGTGGGTGCATCTATAAGTATTTCTCATAAATGTCATCAACAGTTCAACTAATAGTTGTCATatcattaaaggagcagtgtgtaggatttaattGCATCTAgtagtgaggactgcagattgcaaccagcttcTTCAATGTGTCAATCATGAATgtctggttaggattccttcagttttcattattcaggaggttttagacgaattatccacagaggtctcgtcctctccaaaacaaacaaggagaaaagccaaaaatggcatgtacccaaaaatattcaacaatttctacaatcaggcttctaCCTCACCATGTGCATCACCAATTTCctttctccaaaatgttcgtaagcatgggtcagagtttccctcaCTAAGTCTGTTCTTATTACAGCTTTTGCATGGGAAGTgtcgtacgcctctttcaggcctcgttttgtgtgtacacaatgtttataaatgagaccccggGTGATTATAATTGCTACAAAGAAACTGAAAGGGcgttttcacattacaaattagtgtttctccaGTGCGGTTCAGCTTGTTGCAGACAGGCCACTAGCTCAGCACCTGCTcatgtgtgctcatcttttttctcaGTCTGATAAATTAAGATCGAGACGTTCAGGTTtctaccaggagccaaattaccTGCAGAGGTCTGTCCCTCTCCAAAAAACAAGTTGTGTTCTGCTCATCTTTCTCCTACACACCTGTTTGGAAACAGACGTGCAAAGTATTCCTTTGTTCTAAGGTAACAGTGACACAAGTCAACATACTCattatatttctgccaatatatccccctaaatcaggggtgtccaaatgaatgggggccagatttAAGAATGTTAAATGTAGCTGagggccagctgcttctcacaTCTTACATCCAGCGCTCCTGAAAGCAGCAGCCCTCGCTTAACACTCCTTTGGCCTTTCTGTTGTCCTGTCTGCCATCTGTTAGGTAATCATTGGATTGCTTTACGAAAACACATCAGTTCCTCCTGCGTAGGtcctacttggtgcatgtctacGAACAGTATGATTGCTGTGATCTTGCTTGAATAACCAATACACGCCTTCCCAAATCCTACAATCTGAACCTTTAATGATAAATATTTAACATAAAGTATTTCCTATACTCAAAGCAATGATGATGACCTACAGTGTTCGAAAAATGTAGGCTCTTTTTATGATTTAACCACTACagtaaaggctttttaatatttccttcctcACTGATATAGTtttggagtgcctggattgccttcctgtgtACATTGTTCTCCACCAGTAGCTGGGACATTTGCTGTATGTCTTCCATCTGCAACAATATTTGGATCCAGGATGTGGAAAAGATATTTCAAGGACCAAAATTTTACACCTACGTTGTGCTATCTGCAATTAAAACAACAGATAATAGAGATTTATATGTctctacataaataaaataactgccGCAATAATAATGCAGGTGCCTCCTGGTTTTGTTGGTAACCTATTAACTGCAATTGGTGTACTTTGAAGAAACATTTGAACACAGCAATACAGATTATTGTCATGTAGCATGCATGATATTTTGCACAGCACTGGTCAGACTTGGcctaaattaataaataatatctcTGACTCAACTTCACTGGGAGAAAGAGGACCGCCAGTCAAGTATGATCTATTTaaatactgcaaaataataattagttgCAATCATTTGTCCCATAATCCAAGTTATGTTAAAACTTTAGAGGACACCAGGCCGTGCCAAAATACTTCTACTTTGTTTTCTACACTACACGGTGACTTTTCCTTCTTCACAAAGCCGTCTCGTGTGCACTGGCACAGAGTGATGTACAGTGCACACAGGataacaccaaaacaaatgtacaaacTTTCTGCTGTGTTGTCGGCTACTGAACGGTGAAAGcttacaaaaagacacaaagctgACACTTGAAGTTGGCGCTGAAATAAAAGAAGCCTTGCAGTTTAAAGCGTTTTAAACTTAAATCCATCTTTTATTGACGTTTATGTTCACTGTATGGTCTGTAACATCACAATAGCATACTGGGAAATTAGTACAGGAAGAAGGGATGGTGAAAACCCCGGGTGTCTCATGAACCTCCCATCCTTTAGTCCtctcaaaggtcaaaggtgaaggtGAGTGGATCACACATTACCTTATTATGTCTTCAAAATACAGCATTATTTTTCAGAAGAGCTGAAAAGCActggaataaataaaaacaagtgtgGACTTGATCACTGCCATCATACATCTGTATCGAAGGAGTGACCAGAGACGACAGAAGGAGGTGGCAAAGAGCACGAGGGTTCATTTCCGTCCTAAAAAGCCCACATGAGGAATGTCATGTCCGTCTTTTTGCTGTTTCGTAGCCGCTTCCAAAAGTCTCGCTTCCCTGCTGGGGTCCTCCTGGTCACATCGACCCCACTGAGAATAACTGACAGGTTCAGGAGACAATATGCTTTGTAAAATCCTCTTTACTTAACATATCGTGAAATCAAAGCAACTAAGGGTCAAATTATTCACCCAATTACCAAAGTCTCCTTCAGAAAGCTGAGCAGAGTCTTAAGATTATATTCAACAACCAGAATAATGATCAAGTaaatttgttttccaaaacaaaGGGAGCTTGTTTTGTCATTAAATGACTGATGAGGAGAGACTGTGATGCTGCAGTGCTGCTTGTATTCAGTCCATGCAGTGGAATCAGTGTGATAATGAAAAATTAcattcagaaaaataaatgtttctccttccatccctccctcaaagggatagttcagatcttttgaagtggggttgtatgaggtacaaGTCATGTGttatatacagtagatgtccACTGGcatgcctccagtttggagaagctgGAGTACTGACACAGGAGCCtagcaatgtgctgctgtggacagagtgagcaacaaaacatatttcagacacctaaaaaagtcacatataaaaacagtttaagtgtatgctatattcagagtattttcagtgctttaccttgctgtcagccAGCGATTTGAGACGGTAAACTGAGGTCGTTTTATTGCTCCCTTCAAAGCCAgacattaagaaaaacagtgatttaacgttgctgaacacaggagctgctggtctacctctgcctcgaACATTTAGTCTTTTCATGtaactgtgtgactttgatATTTAAAAGGGTTAGCTCGGATtaaccaaagtcacacattaacaGAAACTAAcagatcgaggcagcggtagaccagcagctcccgtgttcagtgagctaaaatgactgtttttctcaatggagtctggctttgacgaGTGCATAGATGGGTGACTGAAGCTGTTGACAGCTTCCCTATTGGAAAGGGGTGCCTGACAGAAgtgtaaagcagtaaaaaatactgttaatatagtgtacacttgaactgatattgatttctttaggtggctaaaatacattttgctgcggccctcccatccacagcagtacttCTGCGTTGGTACTCcaagcctgcttctccaaactgtatgtaatacactgaccatggataagtaccccacaCAATTCCTCGCCAAAAGatcagaactatccctttaGTTCCTCTCCTAGCCCAGTGTCTGATTTAGCTTAAAGATAAACTTAAACTGAGAACCGTGTTCAGTGTGGTGAAACATAACCCAATGTTAAAAAGTCAGGAACTGCAGTTATAAAATATCAGGTGTCTGCAATGAAAAGGACTCAACATCAGCCACAGTATCAAATCAGATGTGGTGAAATATGTGGACTGCTTTTCAGTTAAGAAACAAAGAGGTTGACCAACTGAGTCCTTAAATGagtttaaaagttattaaaagaacaTATATTTCTTCATGTTGTTCTTTATCATCACCTTTCCTCTCTAACATTGTGTTCCACCACACTGAACATGCCCACATTACCCCCATCCGCCCAGtacatctcacacacaaatacactcctCCCTCAATCACAAAACATGCACAACTATAGAGATCCCGCCCCGCCCACTCCCTCCaccacaaacaaagaaaaaccaaTCATCCCATTAAAACAACGcaactgcaaaaaacaaaacaaaacaaaaaaaatctacacaTTCAAGTACCTATTTGTCGTATGGCACCAAGAGCAAAGTGTACCACAAGAACATTAATCAGCCAGCAAACTCTGTTAGGCCTATTCTCTTTCAACACTACCACTTCAGAAAGCACAATGAGTTTGCCATTGAATGattgaggggggaaaaaaaagtgtatattACAGTTTTGCTTACACTTATCGCCTATTTTCATCTACAGAAAAGAATACACATGCAAAGTATGTGTATCCGCTTTGTCTATGCGCACATTTGTTTCAAAAAGCCTGAAAGGAAGAGGCTTTGTTTCAGAAGTTTCGATCACTTGTTAGTGCTTGGGTCGACAGAAATGAAATGGACTCCTGGTCGATGAAACCAGGGCTTTCCCAGCAGCCGTCCTGAGCCTCTCAGGCAAAGTCTGTGAAGGTAGCTGCGGAGAAACTGAGGACAGCAATTTCAGTGACAGTGTGGACACATCTCTGGGTGTCGGGCCTATTCTCGTCTGTCCCTACAGTGAAACACCAAAAACCTACTTCCTTCCCCGCCCGCTGTACAAGGTGTATTTCATGCTCCTCTTTTCGTTTCCTTACCCATCTGTAGTAGGACCACAGCCACAGTACTCTGAAAAGCCATATAcaccaaaacacatttaaaaaaaaaaaaagaaataaaaagataaagatgGAATTTTTTTCAATCGAAACAAAAAAGGCATTGTTGTTTTGTACACAGGATATTAGAGAGATAGAAAAGGCAAGTCGTAGCACAAGCAGGATTGTGTGTTGAGGAGAAAGGGGGAAGAACAAGAAAAAGGTGAGGCTGGAATTCCTTTTTTCCAAAACCCTGTCTTTGGAAGGCTGCTGTGTGGGAACACCGTGTGTGCAACTTTGAGTTGAAATTTGCCAACACACAAAATGTATGCACACATCCAGACCACACGCACATTAGGCCACAACGAATACCACGGCTGGGAATTaagatgaaacaaacaaatcaaaatatatatatctcactctctctctctctctctctccccctctctctctctctctctctctctatatatatatatatatgaatttaATATATAATTTCTATCTTTCTATCTCTTTAACAACAGCAGGCTCAAAAGCTTATGATTCTGGCAATGTCTGCCAATGCACATGACAGCCGAGTCTCGTGTGTccgatggagagacagagaaacgagagagacagaggggcaGAGTGGGAAATCGACTGTTTGATATCATCCTTTAAAGAGACAGGAGGGGAGAAGGTGAGCAGGGACGTGCAAGAAGAGTCATCACACTTGAGTTCAAACCATGTCCATGTAATTCCGTTCCGCAGCCAGGCAACCAGCACGTGTCCTGTCGTAGTTTGGACGCAGTTTGGAGGAGGCTGATTGAAATAAGTTGCCGAGCAGACTGTTGTGAGTGTTAGGTGTGTAGCCTCAGGTGATGACGTTGATCCAGAAGTCTTTGGGAAGTGAGGACATGGGGAGTTTTAAATCCTGGAGTTCTGCGAGCCACATCCACGAGTAGGTGAAGTGTTGTGCCCCAGTTTGAGTACCAGTAATGCCCAGAACCCCAAGCAAGACTGGACTGAACAGCGTGGCTTGAGGTGTGCGGGGGTTGCAGGCTTTCGTGGT
This genomic interval carries:
- the slc3a1 gene encoding neutral and basic amino acid transport protein rBAT, which translates into the protein MELGECTRNPGFGGVDGVVTPADTIHADPGEKRDSTALKVDPDPDAAEEEYTQIKPYAGMPKEVLLLYSSQAKYRVPREILFWLTVACTLALVAVTVTVIVLSPRCLNWWQTSPVYQVYPRSFRDSDGDGVGDLKGIQEQLDHFQYLNIKSVWISPFYRSPMKDFGYDVEDFQAIDPLFGTMHDFEELLTEMHKKGLKLIMDFIPNHTSDRHRWFNLSRTRDPHYKDYYVWTDCNETDPRPNNWVSVFGNSSWTYDDVRGQCYLHQFLKEQPDLNFRNPHVRREMTDIIHFWLGKGVDGFRIDAVKHLLEATHLRDEPQVDPNKAPEDVTSEWDLHHDYTTSQLGLHDLLRDWRAVMDDYSREPGRYRFMVTESYDYHEVDKTMMYYGTSLVKESDFPFNFYLLDLPQNTSGLWAKDLVHLWMANMPEGQWPNWVVGNHDRPRIASSAGQTYTRVINMLLLTLPGTATTYYGEEIGMENINITDSQIQDPAGKYNLSASRDPQRSPMQWTGDMNAGFNNKTNTTWLPVHPDYRSVNVEVQKKEEGSVLAQYRFLNTLRQSELPLHRGWFCYVHADASVFSYLRELDGLGRAFLVVLNFGKKSAVTDLSSVWELPDQLTVLMSTNQVNDGKVLQKSRILTEAGEGLLIQYSTHTRFNRNHRDQCYVSEKACYLSAIDILYKC